In Chloroflexota bacterium, a single window of DNA contains:
- a CDS encoding acyl-CoA thioesterase — protein sequence MGKVIETTFRVRYAETDASGVVYHSHYIVWFELGRGEWFWQQGRDYHRDVEERGLNWPVVELSARYIAPARYGDLVTVRTRAKEIKSREFTLAYQVHKAETGELLCEGWTKHLNLNQQWQVCAIPKDIRELLQTE from the coding sequence ATGGGCAAGGTCATCGAAACGACATTTCGAGTACGGTACGCGGAGACGGACGCGAGCGGCGTCGTGTATCATTCGCATTACATCGTTTGGTTCGAACTGGGACGCGGCGAATGGTTTTGGCAACAAGGGCGCGATTATCATCGCGATGTCGAAGAGCGCGGCTTGAATTGGCCCGTCGTTGAACTCTCCGCGCGATACATCGCCCCGGCGCGCTATGGTGATTTGGTGACGGTACGCACGCGCGCGAAGGAAATCAAAAGCCGCGAGTTTACGCTGGCGTACCAAGTGCACAAAGCCGAAACCGGCGAATTGCTGTGCGAGGGTTGGACGAAACACTTGAATCTGAATCAACAGTGGCAGGTCTGCGCGATTCCCAAGGACATTCGCGAGTTATTGCAGACCGAATAA